ACCACTTAGCCTCTATTTCAATAGCTCCAAGGTGGAGAACTCACTTCCAAGATGGTGGTGTGAGTTCCTGGGATGATAGAGAAAAGTGGGTAAAAGAGATGTCCGAGGCCCTGGGGCAGATATATCTTTTGCAATTCCACATAGGATAGAACATGAAGAGACCGCATGAATGAGGTACAGATCCATGAAAAAGAGAGTCAATAGACTAGCGTAGGGACAAAAGAAAGATGGGAGATGTGGCCTCTGAGGGACCTGCCTCCACCATAGCTCccccttctcctttctttgcCAACCCCTGCCTCCGCCACCTAGGTCACTTTTATTAGTCGGGGTCAGGGAGAGCTAAATGCTTTAATAAATCACCTCCAGATCACAGTGTCTTAAGACAGTAGAAGTTTATTTCCCACCCATGTATTTAGTGGCTGTCTTTCttttcagggacccaggctgctTCCTTCTGGTGGCCCTGCTGGCTTCCTAGGGCTTCAGCATTTGACTGGAAGCTGGGGGAAGAAAGAAGGCATGGAAGGTTGAGCAGGAAGGTTTTGTGAGCCAGGCCCGGCCTTAGTACACACCCTCACCCTTTTGTGCGCTGTCCACTGGCCTGAGCGCAGTCACGGGACCCCACCCAGCCCCGAGGGAGGCTGGGAGATATGGTCTAGCTGTGCATCCAGGAGGAAAGGCAAGGCATTTGTGAAAACAGAGCAATCTCTGCCACAACCTCTTAACCCCCGGGCCTCCTAACCCCATGCTCCGTGCTCTGAAGAGGGAAAGGTGGCCTGTCAGCCTGGCCTATGTGAGGAGGGGCATCCTGCAGGCATCTTCCGCAGCCCAGCCCCTGACTGGACCCAGCCCAGAGGCACCCCGGGTCTCTTTGCTCTGGGGGGAGGGCCTCCCCTCTGACACTGTGTGTTTCTCCTCCACAGTATGTGGCCTTTGCCTCCCTCTTCTTCATCCTGGTCTCCATCACCACCTTCTGCCTGGAGACCCACGAGCGCTTCAACCCCATCGTGAACAAGACAGAGATCGAGAACGTTCGGAACGGCACGCAAGTGCGCTACTACCGGGAAGCGGAGACGGAGGCCTTCCTCACCTACATCGAGGGCGTCTGCGTGGTCTGGTTCACCTTCGAGTTCCTCATGCGTGTGGTCTTCTGCCCCAACAAGGTGGAGTTCATCAAGAACTCGCTCAACATCATTGACTTTGTGGCCATCCTGCCCTTCTACCTGGAGGTGGGCCTGAGCGGCCTGTCCTCTAAGGCAGCCAAGGACGTGCTGGGCTTCCTGCGTGTCGTCCGCTTCGTGCGTATCCTGCGCATCTTCAAGCTGACCCGCCACTTCGTGGGCCTGCGCGTCCTGGGCCACACTCTCCGCGCCAGCACCAATGAGTTCTTACTGCTCATCATCTTCCTGGCTCTGGGCGTCCTGATTTTCGCCACCATGATCTACTATGCCGAGAGGATAGGGGCGCAGCCCAATGACCCCAGTGCCAGTGAGCACACCCACTTTAAGAACATCCCCATTGGCTTCTGGTGGGCCGTGGTCACCATGACGACGCTGGGCTACGGAGACATGTACCCGCAGACGTGGTCCGGCATGTTGGTGGGAGCGCTGTGTGCGCTGGCGGGTGTGCTGACCATCGCCATGCCCGTGCCCGTCATTGTGAACAATTTCGGGATGTATTACTCCTTAGCCATGGCTAAGCAGAAActaccaaagaaaaaaaagaagcatattcCGCGGCCACCGCAGCTGGGATCTCCCAATTATTGTAAATCTGTCGTAAACTCTCCACACCACAGTACTCAGAGTGACACATGCCCGCTGGCCcaggaagaaattttagaaattaacagAGCAGGTAGGAAACCTCTTAGAGGCATGTCGATCTGACCTTTCACCTCCGCCCCCTGTAGCGATGATTCCAGATTCAGTCAGACTGCTTCCTTAGTTCCATGGGTGACCCTGGACCCTGCGCTCAATCTCGAGGTGTGGAGTCTGGGGGCCCAGGGAGATGCTGGGCAGCCGAATTCACGAGGCAAGAGCCTGCTAGAACCTCACTGGTGGCCCCCGGTAAGGAGGTTAACATGCTGGTCTCGTGGGGTTCTGAAGAGATGACATGGCCCGCGAGGTTGCTGAGGACTCTCTTGGCAGGAGCCCCGGGGGCACTGCTGCTTGGTGGGCAGGAGTGGAGCATGAGTCGCTGACTCAGGCCACTGACCCAGTGTCGGGGCAGGGCGGGGGCGGGTGTGATTCGGAAATGCCAGACAGCTGCTGATTCGGTCTTTACAcggctcccttcaggctgtgcgtGTGGTACAGATGGTGCATGGGATCTGGCGGGAAGGTCCCTGCAAAGGCAGCAGCAAGGATTCTCACCCCCACCAGAGCCTGTCTCCATAGCTGAGTAGCGTTCCTGCTCTGATGCCGGCTGCCTAGCTCCAGGCGCGTCCTGGGAGACGCCTCTTGCCCTCCGTACGTAACAAGCTTACTTACCCCACAGCATGCGGAACCAACTCATCTTCCACCACCACTCTAGAGTTTAGCGTTTATCTTTAGGAACCTGTTGGAGTGACTCTAGCTTTCACGTTGTCTGTTTGGGTTGATGGTCAAGTGGGAGTTTCCGGTGGCCTTCTGATGGGAGCGGCTGGTGAGCGAAGGACTAGAGGGGGCCACCACCCGGCAGCTTAGATGAAAGCGCTACAGACCAGCAAACAACCTCCCACCCAGAGTTCTCCCCGTTTCCGGCGGTAGGGACTGCAGCAGCAATACACGACATCCCAACCAGTGTACAACCACTTTCCCGTGAATTCagtgggggtcagggaggggggaggggggccaTGAAACAATACTAGTCACCGTGGGATATATTCTAATATTCCATGGCTAGTGGTTCGTTATGGGACTATCTCAGTTTTATGAGAACCTGCACATAGCACATAAAGTTGATCATGGGGCTCTGGTCCGAAGATATAAAGCCCATAGTCTACCTCTACCCATGGAATACCATCGACTTATTCTGTGGACACAGGGATTTGAAGGCAATGAACGACCCTGAAAAGAATGACCACACTGAGCTAAGATGGCGTGCCGGGGCGAGGAAGGCTGAGTCAGTGATAGGTGGCGTTTAGTCTACAGAAGACACCCCTGTGCCCAGGGCAGGCAGGGGGGGCTGTAGGCTAGCTCAGCCCTAGAGGAGCAAGTGCCCCCTGGCCTGGGTGGCCTCCCCCAGTGGGTGATTGACCCTTTCTTCCCCAAtggcccccacccccatcctactCCTGATCTGGCTTCATCCCACAGCTATGCTGCCCAGAGCAGTACCCCCAAGGCCCACTTCTCTGTCCATGGGAACTTGCCAGCCCCTTCACCTGGCCCCatacccctccccactccctgggATTACTGTAGGCACCTGAGAGGAACGTGGCTAGTGTTCTGGGCTGGGCCAGGGACTGGGCAGGGGTCTCAGAGGCTGGAACAGGGGGACCTGGCGGGGCGGGAGGGCTGGACTCCCCAGCCAAGGTGTGGCTCCTGCTTAGCAAGCCAGGCATGGGCCATGGAAagctcctgccccaccccactgcTTTGGATTAGCTAGCCCTTCTGTTTGACCTCAGGAGCCGCCATCATGGCAAGGAAAATTCCTGGGGCCCTAGGGGAGGGTCTGGGCGGGCCTAGCCCCCCAGCTTCACTCCAGGCCCCAGCAGGAAGAGCTCGGCCTGAGTGGCATCACCATGGCGCTCCTTGGACCTCTTTCACATCCTCCCAACGCTGAATCTTTCAGGATCGGTGCCTCAAATATGGGTGCCCCAGGCCCACCTGTCAAGGATCCCTCATTCACTCCAGTCAGGCACAAATTCTTCAGTACTCCCAGACAATGCCAGTATTCTCCATGTGCTGAGGgcgtgcatgcacgcacacacgtacatacacgcacacacacctacacgtgcatgcacgtgcacacacacgcggAGTGCAGATGTGTGTGTGCTAGCAGGTACACCAGCTAGTCACAGGACACAAGCCCTCTTGCCATGCTGCAGCAGGCCTGTAAAGCCTGTGCACTCCTGTTGGAGGCCCTGGGCCCCATAGCCATGGCAGCCCGGCTCCTGGGAACCTCCTCGCTGCAGCCCCAGGTCTCAGGGATCCAGAGTGTCCTGGCTTGCACGGGTCTCTATGGCTGAGGAGGTACTTGGGTCTCTTCCGAGCTTGCCCTCTGGAGCCCAGATGCCCAACTCCACCTACctttctccctcccatcctcaaaCTCTGCCCCGCCCCCTTTCCAAGTTCTCACGCTCCTGAGGGTGCTGTCTTGAGATCCcagacccctctgagcctcataCCTCACCAGAACACTCCTCCCTCTGAAAGCTGGTGTGTGAGACCCAGGTTATCTATCACCAAGAGGGTGTGTGGTCTTTAGGGGGTGTCTCCTCATCCCGGCACCCCTGAGTCCCTTCCCATTTGCCTCCTTTCCTGCTTACAGCTATGGTCCTAGATGGGCGTGGGGTTTCGGTGAGTCAGTGAGTGAGTGTGGGGGaggccagaggtgaggaaggcaAGTGGAGGGGAGACTGGACCCTACAGGAGTGGAGAGGTGAGATGCAGCCCCCCGGGCCTTTCCAATCTCATTCCACACCCAAGGGCAGTCAAGTGGCCTCAGCGAGGGCTGGGCTTCTCCAATTCCACTTTTAGAACCTGGGTTGGGGCCAAGTGCAgcgtgctgggctctgagggcacCCCCTACCTCCAGGGCTAGACCCCTGGGACTCAGGCACGCCATCCCAGTCGTGTCAGCagcaccctccccccacctccatctcTTGGTCTCTCCTGAAACCTCaggtctgtgtgtctgtgagggATGATCTGGTCTCCTCTGTACCATGGCTGGCATGGCGTCAGTGTTCGGGGGATTCGTCTTGGCAGGGGTTGTAGGGCCTCACGGGGGGATGCCAGGAGGGCGCCCCTATGGTCAGGGACTGCCTGGGACTGACAGCCCAGGAGAAGCTGCTCCACTCCCAGAAGGGGGGTCCCTCCCCCCTTCGTCGGGGGCCCAGACCACCTGCTCTGGGCAGTTCGGAGTGCTCCCTCTGTCCTGCCATGTGCATTCACATGTGTCTCGTCCATCCCTGCTCCTGTGATGTGGGTTGGTCCTCTGGGGTGCTGCGTCTGGGGCTGCAGGGTCCCCCCATAGGtgagcagggagggggctggcACGGGGGATGGCTGGTGGCCAGACCCCCCTTCCTGCCCATGAGCACGTAGAGCAGCAGTGAGGTCCCGAAAAGCCCCTGCCTGGGCCCCCTGGGAGCCACCACTGCAGCCTCTGGGTTCTGCCCTGAGCTGCCGAGTCCAAAGcgcccctggccccagccctccacccctcccctcctgggCCAGGAGGGGTGTAGCCCCCAGGGCAGGGGAGGTGGCGGGGATTGGGACAACAGTGACCAGGAAGGGTGTGGGCAGGGCCCCTCCAAGCGGGCTGACCGAGTTTCTgctcagaggcagggccagggtgGGCAGCGGGAGCCCTGAGTGGGGTCGGTGTGGCCCCCAGGCGGGCGAAGGGGGAAGGAGCGGAGAAATGAGGGGCTCTGAGGGCCAGGCCTGGGTGTTCTTTTCTGTGTTGTTCAcatgctctctctttctctctctccactaatcatgtttctctctctctctcctcgtTTTGTTGCATGACTTGTGCCGGTTCTCGTGACTGTACTCTGCTCGTGTCTCTCACAGACTGTCCCCAGTTAGCCTGGGACTTTTTCCCTGAGCCCCAGGCTGGGCAGCCCCCTCGGGGCTAAACCCGAGGAAATTCCCAGCCAcccctcccgccccgccccagccctgcGTGCGCCCCCGGCGCGCCCGCTGCTGGTGTGAACAGTAAGTACCTCGGCGGTGCCTGGAGACCAGGGCACAGAAGCCAGCGTGCTGGCTCAGGGCCGGACATCGGGTTCTCCTTgctccaaagtttaaaaaaaaatgaccctcTCGCGGACGCTCATCTCTCTCAGCCCATTTCAAAGCCTGGAAACCATCTTCGTGAGACGCTGCCCACGCTGCCATTTCATCATCACAGGCCCTCGGGTCTAGTGGGGGCCGAGGGGCCCTGGGCCAGGGGAGGCAGGGCTCCCAGCCTCCTGGGGAGCCGCTGGGAGCCGAGGGACCTGGTGGCCATCTCATCTAAAGGACGGGGTGGGGGcaggcaggggggtggggagtcTTGGGCGGGCTAGCACCTCTGGCCTTTTCCATGGCTTTCCCAGGTTTGTAGAGCTGGCCCCCCTTGGGTGGTCTCTCTTCCAGCCCCCCTCTGGCGTTGGGAAGGGAGCATGTTCCCAGTTCCTGAGAGCTCACCAAACTGGAGATTAGCCAGCAGCCCAGGGAGGCCGGCTCCTGCACAGAGAGGGACATAAACACTGCCCCCACCAACAGCCCCCAGGCTCAGCCCCTTCTCATAGGCCATGGTTGGGAGAAGAAGCAGGCTCCAGGGAGGGAAGGGTGTCCAGTTCACATCCACCCAGGGATCCCTTATGACTGCCCCCTGGCCGGACCCCTGCAGGAAACCAGCCTCAACTCTGGGTCCTCTAAATGCTGTGGGAGCTGGCTGCTCCAGGGGCACAGTGCTGGGGGGCAGAGTCAGATGAGGGGTCTCAGGCTCCACCACCTACCTCTGACCCACCCCTGGGTAAGCCCTGCAGGCTATAGACACCTCCACTGACAGACGATGGCCAGCAGAGAGACAGCAAGTCCTGGCTCCCCTCCCAGACGGAGACGCTGCCTGGTAGGACTCGCTGTTTTCCCCTTGAGGAAACTGTGTGCAGGGTACTGTGGGCCCCAACCTCTGCCCTCTCATCTACAACCTCCTCCCTTAAACTTCCCTGCCCTCTCTCCGGAGACCCTTGGGAGGGAAGACGGGACCAGCCAGACTGAGAGGCAGAACCGGGCTTGTCTGTGCGCACATGTGTGTGCCCTCAGACACACCCCAAGTGCTA
This region of Mesoplodon densirostris isolate mMesDen1 chromosome 7, mMesDen1 primary haplotype, whole genome shotgun sequence genomic DNA includes:
- the KCNC1 gene encoding potassium voltage-gated channel subfamily C member 1 encodes the protein MGQGDESERIVINVGGTRHQTYRSTLRTLPGTRLAWLAEPDAHSHFDYDPRADEFFFDRHPGVFAHILNYYRTGKLHCPADVCGPLYEEELAFWGIDETDVEPCCWMTYRQHRDAEEALDSFGGAPLDNSADDADADGPGDSGDGEDELEMTKRLALSDSPDGRPGGFWRRWQPRIWALFEDPYSSRYARYVAFASLFFILVSITTFCLETHERFNPIVNKTEIENVRNGTQVRYYREAETEAFLTYIEGVCVVWFTFEFLMRVVFCPNKVEFIKNSLNIIDFVAILPFYLEVGLSGLSSKAAKDVLGFLRVVRFVRILRIFKLTRHFVGLRVLGHTLRASTNEFLLLIIFLALGVLIFATMIYYAERIGAQPNDPSASEHTHFKNIPIGFWWAVVTMTTLGYGDMYPQTWSGMLVGALCALAGVLTIAMPVPVIVNNFGMYYSLAMAKQKLPKKKKKHIPRPPQLGSPNYCKSVVNSPHHSTQSDTCPLAQEEILEINRADSKLNGEVAKAALANEDCPHIDQALTPDEGLPFTRSGTRERYGPCFLLSTGEYACPPGGGVRKDLCKESPVIAKYMPTEAVRVT